Genomic segment of Phycisphaerales bacterium AB-hyl4:
AAGGTTTTTTCGACATTCCCGTGGATCACATGCACGCTTCGCCGGTGATCGTGGAGTACTTCGAGTCGATTCGCGATCAGCTCAGCGACCTCGTGCTCGTCAGCCCCGACGTGGGCAATGTGAAGATGGCCGGCGCGTATGCCAACTGGCTCAACGGCGATCTGGCCATCATCGACAAGCGACGCAAAAGTGGCACGGAAGTCGTCTCTGCGAACATCATCGGCGACGTTAAGGGCAAGACCGCCCTCATGGTTGATGACATGATCACTACCGCGGGCACGATGTGCGAAGCCGCCCGCCTGCTTAAAGAACGCGGCGCGAAGGACATCATCTGCGCCTGCACCCACCCGGTGCTCGTCGGCCTGGCAATGGAACGCCTGAGCGATGCGCCCATCAGCCGTGTCGTCGTGACCGACACGATTCCCTGCGGAGCCCGGTGCTCGCCGATTCAGGACAAGCTTGTCGAGCTGCCGGTCGCCTCGCTGCTGGGCGAAGCGATGCACCGCATTCACCACAACCAGTCCGTTTCCAGCCTCTTCCGTCCCGACGGCGGCGGCAAACGATAATCCCAACCACAAACGAAACACCATAACCGGAGAAATACCATGGCGACCCACGACATCCCCAAAATTGAAGTGCAACCCCGCGACCGAGTCGGCAGCCGATACGCCGCACGACTGCGCAAAGAAGGCAAGCTCCCCGGCGTGATCTACGGCCACAAAGAAGACCCCAAGTCTGTCACGCTCGACTATCGCCAGTTCACCGACCTGCTCGAAGGCCATGCACACCTGTTGCAGGTGACCATCGACGGCAAGACCGAGCCTTGTCTGATCAAAGACATGCAGTGGGACCACCTCGGCATCAGCCTCGTACACGTGGACCTCGCTCGCGTTAACCTGTCCGAAGAAGTCGAGGTCGAAGTCGAACTCGCACTCACCGGCGAACCGAAGGCACTCGAACAGGCCGGTGCGATTCTCGACCATCCGCTTGGCTCGATCGAGATCGCTTGCCGGGCCGACGCGATTCCGGAGAGCATTCAGCACGATATCTCCGAACTGGCCGTGGGCGACGCCGTGACCGTAGCGGACCTGAAGCTGCCCGATGGCGTGCGAGCCGTGACCGATTCGGAGACGGTGATCGCTCAGATTCAGGTCATGGCCGAGGAGCCGGAAGAAGAGACCGCCGAAGCCGTCGAAGGCGAGCCGGAAGTCATCGGCCGCAGCGAGCAGGAAGAAGGCGAA
This window contains:
- a CDS encoding ribose-phosphate diphosphokinase; protein product: MSRSDRDSMKIFCGRASRTLCEQICRYLDLPMGQGHTDMFPDGELLVKVEEDVRGRDCFVLQSTYHPVNAHLMELLIYIDTLRRASAHRITAVIPYFGYARQDRKDEGRTPITAKLVANLITAAGADRVLAMDLHAAQIQGFFDIPVDHMHASPVIVEYFESIRDQLSDLVLVSPDVGNVKMAGAYANWLNGDLAIIDKRRKSGTEVVSANIIGDVKGKTALMVDDMITTAGTMCEAARLLKERGAKDIICACTHPVLVGLAMERLSDAPISRVVVTDTIPCGARCSPIQDKLVELPVASLLGEAMHRIHHNQSVSSLFRPDGGGKR
- a CDS encoding 50S ribosomal protein L25, encoding MATHDIPKIEVQPRDRVGSRYAARLRKEGKLPGVIYGHKEDPKSVTLDYRQFTDLLEGHAHLLQVTIDGKTEPCLIKDMQWDHLGISLVHVDLARVNLSEEVEVEVELALTGEPKALEQAGAILDHPLGSIEIACRADAIPESIQHDISELAVGDAVTVADLKLPDGVRAVTDSETVIAQIQVMAEEPEEETAEAVEGEPEVIGRSEQEEGETDEK